In Thermodesulfobacteriota bacterium, the genomic stretch GGAAAAGTGGCCTCATTCCTCTCAGATTCCTCTTGGAAATGGGCTTTCGTTCGCGGGGGAGAGGGAGAAATCGCTCCCTATTATGAGAAATTCTGGAACCGACTCCTTCTTTGGCTGATTAATGACCCGGAACTTAAGGAGGTAAGAATAAAGACGGATAAGCCTTCTTATAACCTTGGGGAAAATCCGAGAGTAGATATTCAGGTTTTTAACCGTGAAGTCGATGAACAAAAAATGAAATCCGTAGCCACTTTTCCAAATTTAAATCAAGTCGAACTAAAAGTTGAAAAGAAATCCCTTGATCGGTTCAGCTCTGAAATCCAGCCGGAAGAATACGGGATTTATAGAGTAGACGTGAATTATGCTGAGGAAACCGGCGTAAAATCAGACAGCAATCAGGATGAGACCCTGTTTTTAGTCGAACCTCCAGAAAATGAAGTTAGGGGACCTACCGCTGATGTAAACTTACTCAAGAGAATAGCAGAAAATACCGGTGGACGTTTTATCACTGTTAGAGACAGTCCTCAACAGCTTCAAATCGATTTTTCCCCAAAAAAATCCATAACCGGCTATAAAACGGTTCGGATATGGGATAACCCTTGTTTCTTTGCCTTGCTTGTTGCCATTTTTTCTTCAGAGTGGATACTTCGAAGAAGGTGGGGACTTAGATAATTTCGGATTGTAGATTTTGGAATAATAATATAGAAACAATTGGTTAGGTCATCTCTACAATTAAATAATACGGGGGAAGAAAATTGCTTCTGGCAGTGGACATTGGGAACACCAACATTGCATTCGGCATATTCAAGCGAAAGGAAATTATAAGCCACTGGAGGATAGGAACCGATAAGACCAAAACTGCGGACGAATACGGGGTTCTTTTCAGAAACCTGATTGAGATAAGGGGGATCAGCCTGAAATCGATCAAAGGTGCGGCGATATGCTGTGTGGTGCCTCCTCTTCTTGAAGTTATCATCTCCACACTAAAATCCTATTTCGACGCCAACCCGGTCGTGGTAGAGCCTGGGATAAAAACGGGTATGCCCATACTCTATCATAATCCGAAAGAGGTAGGGGCGGATAGAATCGTAAACGGAGTCGCTGCTTACGACCAGTACAAAAAGAGCGTGATAATCGTGGACTTCGGTACGGCGACCACCTTTGATTGCATATCCGAAAGAGGCGAGTACCTGGGAGGCGCGATAGCGCCGGGGCTGATTATCTCGGCAGAGGCCCTTTTCGGAGCGGCATCGAAGCTC encodes the following:
- a CDS encoding type III pantothenate kinase, translating into MLLAVDIGNTNIAFGIFKRKEIISHWRIGTDKTKTADEYGVLFRNLIEIRGISLKSIKGAAICCVVPPLLEVIISTLKSYFDANPVVVEPGIKTGMPILYHNPKEVGADRIVNGVAAYDQYKKSVIIVDFGTATTFDCISERGEYLGGAIAPGLIISAEALFGAASKLPKVEIMIPKTVIGKTTVHSIQSGLAFGYAGLVDGIVERIKKEMGTHSRVVATGGLASLIAPESRTIEEVDEFLTLKGLRLIYEWNAA